The following proteins are encoded in a genomic region of Nymphalis io chromosome 16, ilAglIoxx1.1, whole genome shotgun sequence:
- the LOC126774121 gene encoding uncharacterized protein LOC126774121 — protein MENTTQAAGVGIRREPSTDPVKAQGILTSVSKKEKHAARLWQQRWGFHKRVREMQEEEALKIGMSLDEYRAAVRSVSCKPEKELSVNIDPSPTPLPITSSGVIGRRARCSLEKFGPVVKTSRDYPIHPPLPPGQLYNPFKQTVMFLGSVDGDPISYKLPPARCDVTDKIWGYPQQQDVTIFDFDSLKL, from the exons ATGGAAAATACAACACAAGCTGCAGGTGTTGGCATTCGTCGAGAACCTTCTACTGATCCAGTAAAAGCACAGGGAATTCt TACATCAGTTAGTAAAAAAGAGAAACACGCTGCGCGCCTCTGGCAGCAAAGATGGGGCTTCCACAAACGCGTTCGAGAAATGCAAGAGGAAGAAGCACTTAAAATAg gAATGTCCCTTGATGAATACCGAGCAGCAGTTCGTTCAGTTAGCTGCAAGCCTGAGAAAGAGCTTTCCGTCAATATTGACCCGTCTCCTACACCACTACCAATTACAAGCTCTG GTGTTATTGGTCGACGCGCGCGATGCTCATTGGAGAAGTTCGGACCAGTAGTGAAAACATCCCGCGACTATCCTATCCATCCTCCCCTACCGCCAGGACAATTATACAATCCATTCAAACAGACGGTCATGTTCTTGGG GAGTGTGGATGGTGACCCAATATCCTACAAGTTGCCGCCAGCGAGGTGTGACGTCACAGATAAAATTTGGGGATACCCACAACAACAAGATGTAACAATATTCGATTTTGATTCGTTGAAGTTATAA